In a single window of the Pongo abelii isolate AG06213 chromosome 1, NHGRI_mPonAbe1-v2.0_pri, whole genome shotgun sequence genome:
- the SLC6A17 gene encoding sodium-dependent neutral amino acid transporter SLC6A17, which translates to MPKNSKVTQREHSSEHVTESVADLLALEEPVDYKQSVLNVAGEAGSKQKAVEEELDAEDRPAWNSKLQYILAQIGFSVGLGNIWRFPYLCQKNGGGAYLVPYLVLLIIIGIPLFFLELAVGQRIRRGSIGVWHYVCPRLGGIGFSSCIVCLFVGLYYNVIIGWSIFYFFKSFQYPLPWSECPVVRNGSVAVVEAECEKSSATTYFWYREALDISDSISESGGLNWKMTLCLLVAWSIVGMAVVKGIQSSGKVMYFSSLFPYVVLACFLVRGLLLRGAVDGILHMFTPKLDKMLDPQVWREAATQVFFALGLGFGGVIAFSSYNKQDNNCHFDAALVSFINFFTSVLATLVVFAVLGFKANIMNEKCVVENAEKILGYLNTNVLSRDLIPPHVNFSHLTTKDYMEMYNVIMTVKEDQFSALGLDPCLLEDELDKSVQGTGLAFIAFTEAMTHFPASPFWSVMFFLMLINLGLGSMIGTMAGITTPIIDTFKVPKEMFTVGCCVFAFLVGLLFVQRSGNYFVTMFDDYSATLPLTLIVILENIAVAWIYGTKKFMQELTEMLGFRPYRFYFYMWKFVSPLCMAVLTTASIIQLGVTPPGYSAWIKEEAAERYLYFPNWAMALLITLIIVATLPIPVVFVLRHFHLLSDGSNTLSVSYKKGRMMKDISNLEENDETRFILSKVPSEAPSPMPTHRSYLGPGSTSPLETSGNPNGRYGSGYLLASTPESEL; encoded by the exons ATGCCGAAGAACAGCAAAGTGACCCAGCGTGAGCACAGCAGTGAGCATGTCACTGAGTCGGTGGCCGACCTGCTGGCCCTCGAGGAGCCTGTGGACTATAAGCAGAGTGTACTGAATGTGGCTGGTGAGGCAGGCAGCAAGCAGAAGGCGGTGGAGGAGGAGCTGGACGCAGAGGACCGGCCGGCCTGGAACAGTAAGCTGCAGTACATCCTGGCCCAGATTGGCTTCTCTGTGGGCCTTGGCAACATCTGGAGGTTCCCCTACCTGTGCCAGAAAAATGGAGGAG GTGCTTACCTGGTGCCCTACCTGGTGCTGCTGATCATCATCGGGATTCCCCTCTTCTTCCTGGAGCTGGCTGTGGGTCAGAGGATCCGCCGCGGCAGCATCGGTGTGTGGCACTATGTATGTCCCCGCCTGGGGGGCATCGGCTTCTCCAGCTGCATA GTGTGTCTCTTTGTGGGGCTGTATTATAATGTGATCATCGGGTGGAGCATCTTCTATTTCTTCAAGTCCTTCCAGTATCCGCTGCCCTGGAGTGAATGTCCTGTCGTCAGGAATGGGAGCGTGGCAG TGGTGGAGGCAGAGTGTGAAAAGAGCTCAGCCACTACCTACTTCTGGTACCGAGAGGCCTTGGACATCTCTGACTCCATCTCGGAGAGTGGGGGCCTCAACTGGAAGATGACCCTGTGCCTCCTCGTGGCCTGGAGCATCGTGGGGATGGCTGTTGTTAAGGGCATCCAGTCCTCGGGgaag GTGATGTATTTCAGCTCCCTCTTCCCCTATGTGGTGCTGGCCTGCTTCCTGGTCCGAGGGCTGTTGCTGCGAGGGGCAGTTGATGGCATCCTACACATGTTCACTCCCAAG CTGGACAAGATGCTGGACCCCCAGGTGTGGCGGGAGGCAGCCACCCAGGTCTTCTTTGCCTTGGGCCTGGGCTTTGGTGGTGTCATTGCCTTCTCCAGCTACAACAAGCAGGACAACAACTGCCACTTCGATGCCGCCCTGGTGTCCTTCATCAACTTCTTCACGTCAGTGTTGGCCACCCTTGTGGTGTTTGCTGTGCTGGGCTTCAAGGCCAACATCATGAATGAGAAGTGTGTGGTCGA GAATGCTGAGAAAATCCTAGGGTACCTTAACACCAACGTCCTGAGCCGGGACCTCATCCCACCCCACGTCAACTTCTCCCACCTGACCACAAAGGACTACATGGAGATGTACAATGTCATCATGACCGTGAAGGAGGACCAGTTCTCAGCCCTGGGCCTTGACCCCTGCCTTCTGGAGGACGAGCTGGACAAG TCCGTGCAGGGCACAGGCCTGGCCTTCATCGCCTTCACTGAGGCCATGACGCACTTCCCCGCCTCCCCGTTCTGGTCCGTCATGTTCTTCTTGATGCTTATCAACCTGGGCCTGGGCAGCATGATCGGGACCATGGCGGGTATCACCACGCCCATCATCGACACCTTCAAGGTGCCCAAGGAGATGTTCACAG TGGGCTGCTGTGTCTTTGCATTCCTCGTGGGGCTGTTGTTCGTCCAGCGCTCTGGAAACTACTTTGTCACCATGTTCGATGACTACTCGGCCACCCTGCCACTCACTCTCATCGTCATCCTTGAGAACATCGCTGTGGCCTGGATTTATGGAACCAAGAA GTTCATGCAGGAGCTGACGGAGATGCTGGGCTTCCGCCCCTACCGCTTCTATTTCTACATGTGGAAGTTCGTGTCTCCGCTATGCATGGCTGTGCTCACCACAGCCAGCATCATCCAGCTGGGGGTCACGCCCCCGGGCTACAGCGCCTGGATCAAGGAGGAG GCTGCCGAGCGCTACCTGTATTTCCCCAACTGGGCCATGGCGCTCCTGATCACCCTCATCATCGTGGCGACGCTGCCCATCCCTGTGGTGTTTGTCCTGCGGCACTTCCACCTGCTCTCTGATGGCTCCAACACCCTCTCCGTGTCCTACAAGAAGGGCCGCATGATGAAGGACATCTCCAACCTGGAGGAGAACGATGAGACCCGCTTCATCCTCAGCAAGGTGCCCAGTGAGGCACCTTCCCCCATGCCCACTCACCGTTCCTATCTGGGGCCCGGCAGCACATCGCCCCTGGAGACCAGCGGTAACCCCAATGGACGCTATGGGAGCGGCTACCTCCTGGCCAGCACCCCTGAGTCGGAGCTGTGA